DNA sequence from the Treponema primitia ZAS-1 genome:
AAGTATACGAATAGCGGGAACCAGGGTAAGCCGGGATACCAGAATTGAAGAAATCGGTGCGAAGAGAGCGGAAAGATGGCCGCAGCTTATGACCAGCGAATAAATCCGGGTAATTTGACTCTTTTCGGCATCCTCCACCAGGAGGCAATCCCAGGAATTGGTGGTTACCTTCATGGTGCCGTTGAAGAGGGCGGCGACCAGAAAGAACCAAAAATTTTCCGCCCTCAGCCAAATAAGGCAGGGGATGGACCAGGCGATAAAATCGAAGAGGGCGGTGGTTTTACGGCGCCCCAGCTTGTCAGTTATGGGTCCCCCAAGAAAGGCAAAAATCACCTGGGTGAACATGTAAATCGTGGCGACAAACCCGATCTCCCAGTCCTTAAGCCCCAGGGCGATCATATACACCGATGCGTAGGGGAGGCATAAATTCATAGAAAGCCCCCAGAGCGGTTCCGTATAGACACACGCCCGAGGGTTACCCCGTAATTCAACCAGGGTTTTTATAAGAGGATGTTTCACAAAACACTATTCAGGCAGATCTGTCTGTTACCGCGATAATTAAACCGCGGCAACACCGATCCAACGCATCAGTCTCCTTATTTCTTACTACTTTTTTTGTCGTCGCCGCTTTTTTTGCCGCCGCAGTTTTCACCTTAGCTACCACCGCTTTTGCCTTGGGCGCCGCCTTAGCCTTGGCTTTTGCCGCGGTGATCTTTACCTTTGCTGCGGCGGCCTTCGCCTTGGGCGCCGCTTTAGCCTTTACCTGAACTGCAGCCTTTTTCACACCCGCTGCGGCCGCTTTCGCCTTTGGCGCTGCTTTGGCCTTGGCATCGGAAACCGCAGACTTCGCCTTGGCTGCGGCGGTTTTTACCTTCGGGCTCAGCTTCTTTACCACCGCTTTGGCCTTCGCCGTAATGGAATTGTTAATTACCGCCTGGGCGCCCGCAAGCCGGGCCAGGGGTACCCGGAAGGGTGAGCAGGAAACATAGCTCAGACCGGACCGGTAGCAGAAGTCGATGGTTGCGGGATCGCCGCCGTGCTCGCCGCAGATACCGACCTTAAGATTCGGGTTAACCGCCCGGCCTTGTTTTGTGGCGTAATCAATAAGGAAGCCCACCCCCTCTTCATCAATCGACTTGAAGGGATCCACGTCAAGCACATTCTGCTGGAGATATGAGGGCAGGAAAGAAGCCACGTCGTCCCGGCTAAAGGCAAAGGTCATTTGGGTAAGATCGTTGGTACCAAAGCTGAAGAAGTCCGCATATTTGGCTATATGCGCCGCCCGGATGGCTGCCCGGGGTACCTCTATCATGGTACCAATCTTCACCGGGAGTTTTACCCCGGCTTTCCCAAATACATCCTTGAGTATCTTTTCTGCGCTGGGACGGAGCAATTTCAGTTCCCGGGCGGTAACCACAATGGGGATCATAATTTCCGGGTTTACCGGAATGTTTTGCTTGATACAGTCCACCGCCGCCAGCGCTATGGCTTCAACCTGCATGTCATAGATTTCCGGGTAGGTAACCGCCAAACGGCAGCCACGGTGCCCCAGCATGGGGTTAGCTTCCCGGAGCCGTTCGATCTTCGGGGTCAGGGTTTCCACGCTCACGCCGATATGTTCCGCAAGTTCCAGAGTCTCCTCCGGGGTATGGGGTACAAATTCATGGAGCGGCGGGTCCAGGAGCCGGATAGTTACCGGCCGGCCCTCCATGGCTTTAAAGATACCAAAGAAATCCTGCTTCTGCAGGGGAAGGATCTTCTTCAAAGCTTCCTTCCGGCCCTCCACCGTATCCGCCACAATCATGGCCCGGAAGTGGATGAGCTTGTCCTTGTCAAAGAACATATGTTCGGTTCGGCAGAGTCCCACACCCTGGGCGCCGAACTCAAAGGCCCGTTTAGCGTCTTCCGGCTGGTCCGCATTGGTCCTAACGTCGAAGCCCTTAAGGGTTCCCCGCCTGGCCGTAGTACGAACTTCATCGCACCACTTGAGGAAGGTCTCCATATCCTTGCCGATTTCCGGGTTCACCAGGGGCAGTTTCCCCTCGTAGACTTCGCCGGTGGAACCGTCGATGGAGAGCCAGTCCCCTTCGTTGAAAACCTTGCTCCCCACCGTAGCAGTTTTTCCCTGAACCGATACACCCTTGGCGCCGGCCACACAGGGGGTACCCATACCGCGGGCAACCACCGCCGCATGGCTGGTCATACCGCCGGTAGAGGTGAGTATACCCTGGGAAACCACCATACCGCCTATATCCTCGGGGCTGGTATCCTGGCGGACCAGGAGCACCTTTTCCCCCCGCTCGTGCCATTCCTCAGCTTCCTTGGCGGTAAATACGATCCGCCCGCAGGCCGCGCCCGGGGACGCGTTAAGCCCCTTGGTAATCGGCTTGGCGTTCTTCAATGTCGTAACGTCGAACATAGGGTGGAGCAGCTGATCCAGCAGCGCCGGGCTAACCCGGAGTATGGCCGTATTTTTATCGATAAGTTTTTCCCCAACCATGTCCACCGCAGTTTTAACCGCCGCCGCGCCGGTCCGTTTGCCGTTCCGGGTCTGGAGCAGGAAAAGCTTACCCTGCTGAACGGTGAATTCCATATCCTGCATATCCCGGAAGTGTTTTTCCAGGCGGTCCTTAATCTTCACCAGTTGGTCGTAGATCCGCTTGTTTTCCTTCGCCAGGGCGGCAATCTTTTCCGGAGTCCGGATACCCGCCACCACATCCTCACCCTGGGCGTTCATCAGATATTCGCCGTAGAATTCCCTAACCCCCGTGGAGGGGTCCCGGCTGAAACAGACCCCGGTACCGGAATCGTTACCAAAGTTGCCGTATACCATGGACTGCACGTTTACCGCGGTCCCCTTAACATTTTTAATATCGTTGATCTGCCGGTATTTAATAGCCCGCTCGTTATTCCAGGAACCGAAGACCGCGTTTACCGCGCCCCAGAGCTGATCCAGCGGCTTCTGGGGAAAATCTTTTTTCGTTACGTCCTTAACAATTTTCTTGTAGTCACTCACCAACAGTTCCAGGTCCCCGGCGCTCAGGTCCGTATCAAGATGAATCCCCCGCGCATCCTTGATTTTCTTGATAGCCGCTTCAAAATCATCACCGGGAACCCCCATGACCACATCGCCGTACATCTGGATAAAACGCCGGTAGGCATCCCAGGCAAAGCGGGGGTTCTTCGTTTTTTCCGCCAGCCCCAGAACCGCCTTGTCGTTAATACCCAGATTGAGAATCGTATCCATCATACCGGGCATAGAAACCGGCGCGCCTGAGCGGACCGATACCAGAAGGGGATCAATAGGATCTCCCAGCTTTTTCCCCATCACCTTTTCAAGTTTTGTCAGATAGGTCTGGACATCCTGCTCAAGCCCCGCAGGGTACTTTCGTTTATTTTCATAAAAAGCCGCGCATACTTCGGTAGAAATAGTAAATCCCGGGGGAACCGGGATGCCAAGATTAGTCATTTCCGCCAGATTAGCGCCCTTACCGCCAAGGACATCCTTCATCCCCGCTTCACCCTCGGCCTTACCTTCGCCGAAAAAATACACGTATTTTTGTTTTGCCATTATTTCCTCCAATATGATGCTTCTATTTTAGCAGTATAGAGGCAAAAAAGCAATAGGAGGGGGAAGTCTCCCCCCTCGCTCCAGCCTTGCCCTTATCGTCAGGAGTTTTGCAAAACAAAACTCCAAAAGACTTGCGTAAGCAAGTCTTACGCTCCCCCCCTCAGCGGGGGTTCCACCCCCGCAACGCCCCCAAGAA
Encoded proteins:
- the ppdK gene encoding pyruvate, phosphate dikinase, with the protein product MAKQKYVYFFGEGKAEGEAGMKDVLGGKGANLAEMTNLGIPVPPGFTISTEVCAAFYENKRKYPAGLEQDVQTYLTKLEKVMGKKLGDPIDPLLVSVRSGAPVSMPGMMDTILNLGINDKAVLGLAEKTKNPRFAWDAYRRFIQMYGDVVMGVPGDDFEAAIKKIKDARGIHLDTDLSAGDLELLVSDYKKIVKDVTKKDFPQKPLDQLWGAVNAVFGSWNNERAIKYRQINDIKNVKGTAVNVQSMVYGNFGNDSGTGVCFSRDPSTGVREFYGEYLMNAQGEDVVAGIRTPEKIAALAKENKRIYDQLVKIKDRLEKHFRDMQDMEFTVQQGKLFLLQTRNGKRTGAAAVKTAVDMVGEKLIDKNTAILRVSPALLDQLLHPMFDVTTLKNAKPITKGLNASPGAACGRIVFTAKEAEEWHERGEKVLLVRQDTSPEDIGGMVVSQGILTSTGGMTSHAAVVARGMGTPCVAGAKGVSVQGKTATVGSKVFNEGDWLSIDGSTGEVYEGKLPLVNPEIGKDMETFLKWCDEVRTTARRGTLKGFDVRTNADQPEDAKRAFEFGAQGVGLCRTEHMFFDKDKLIHFRAMIVADTVEGRKEALKKILPLQKQDFFGIFKAMEGRPVTIRLLDPPLHEFVPHTPEETLELAEHIGVSVETLTPKIERLREANPMLGHRGCRLAVTYPEIYDMQVEAIALAAVDCIKQNIPVNPEIMIPIVVTARELKLLRPSAEKILKDVFGKAGVKLPVKIGTMIEVPRAAIRAAHIAKYADFFSFGTNDLTQMTFAFSRDDVASFLPSYLQQNVLDVDPFKSIDEEGVGFLIDYATKQGRAVNPNLKVGICGEHGGDPATIDFCYRSGLSYVSCSPFRVPLARLAGAQAVINNSITAKAKAVVKKLSPKVKTAAAKAKSAVSDAKAKAAPKAKAAAAGVKKAAVQVKAKAAPKAKAAAAKVKITAAKAKAKAAPKAKAVVAKVKTAAAKKAATTKKVVRNKETDALDRCCRGLIIAVTDRSA